From Grus americana isolate bGruAme1 chromosome 22, bGruAme1.mat, whole genome shotgun sequence, the proteins below share one genomic window:
- the ACE gene encoding angiotensin-converting enzyme: MPPVLGLLLWLSLASALRPGLEPPQHNRTEEGATLFADAYNSTAEIVLFESVSASWDYYTNLTAENAALQVQASLEEQNFTELWGKKAKELYGSTWSNFSDPQLRKIIGSIQTLGPSNLPLEKREQYNTILSNMDKIYSTAKVCLANGTCWELEPDISDIMATSRSYKKLLYAWEGWHNAAGNPLRAKYEEFVKLSNEAYQMDGFEDTGSYWRSWYDSASFEDDLEQLYNQLEPLYLNLHAFVRRKLYDHYGPKYVNLKGPIPAHLLGNMWAQQWNNIYDLMVPYPEKPNLDVTSTMVQQGWNATHMFRVSEEFFTSLGLLEMPPEFWEKSMLEKPADGREVVCHASAWDFYNRKDFRIKQCTTVTMEQLFTVHHEMGHVQYYLQYKDQPVSFRSGANPGFHEAIGDVMSLSVSTPSHLKKIGLLSSATEDEESNINYLLKMALEKIAFLPFGYLIDQWRWNVFNGRTPPNRYNYDWWYLRTKYQGICAPVSRNESNFDPGAKYHIPGNTPYIRYFVSFILQFQFHKALCQAANHTGPLHTCDIYMSKEAGNKLREVLKAGSSKSWQEILLTLTGTDKMDAGALLEYFSPVTKWLQEQNNKTNEVLGWPEFDWHPPIPEGYPEGIDKIADEAQAKEFLAEYNSTAEAVWNAYTEASWAYNTNITDHNKEIMLEKNLAMSKHTLEYGMRARQFDPSDFQDQSVTRILKKLSVIERAALPENELKEYNTLLSDMETTYSVAKVCRENEICHPLDPDLTDIMATSQDYDELLFAWKGWRDASGKKIKNNYKRYVELSNKAAVLNGYTDNGAFWRSLYETPTFEEDLEKLYLQLQPLYLNLHAYVRRALYKKYGAERINLKGPIPAHLLGNMWAQSWSNIFDLVIPFPDATKVDATPAMKQQGWTPKKMFEESDRFFTSLGLIPMPQEFWDKSMIEKPADGREVVCHASAWDFYNRKDFRIKQCTVVNMDDLITVHHEMGHVQYFLQYMDQPISFRDGANPGFHEAVGDVMALSVSTPKHLHSINLLDQVTDNTESDINYLMSIALDKIAFLPFGYLMDQWRWKVFDGRIKEDEYNQQWWNLRMKYQGLCPPAPRSEDDFDPGAKFHIPANVPYIRYFVSFVIQFQFHQALCAAAGHTGALHTCDIYQSKEAGRILGDALKLGFSRPWPEAMELITGQPNMSADALLSYFEPLMTWLVKENEKNGEVLGWPEYSWTPYTATPAQPSSSQTDFLGMSLSSNQATAGGWVLLALALVFLITTIFLGIKLFSTRRKAFKSSSEMELK; encoded by the exons GTCCAGGCGTCACTGGAGGAGCAAAACTTCACAGAGCTATGGGGGAAGAAAGCCAAGGAGCTCTATGGCAGCACCTGGAGCAACTTCAGTGACCCACAGCTGAGGAAAATCATCGGGTCCATCCAGACCCTGGGACCCTCCAACCtgcccctggagaagagagagcag TACAACACCATCCTGAGCAACATGGACAAAATCTACTCCACGGCCAAGGTGTGCCTGGCCAATGGTACCTGTTGGGAGCTGGAGCCAG ACATCTCAGACATCATGGCCACCTCCCGCAGCTACAAGAAGCTGCTCTATGCCTGGGAGGGGTGGCACAATGCTGCAGGCAACCCACTGCGCGCCAAGTACGAGGAGTTCGTGAAGCTGAGCAACGAGGCCTATCAGATGGATG GATTCGAGGACACAGGCAGCTACTGGCGCTCCTGGTACGACTCAGCCTCCTTTGAGGATGACCTGGAGCAGCTCTACAACCAGCTGGAGCCACTCTACCTCAACCTGCACGCCTTCGTCCGGAGGAAGCTGTACGACCACTATGGCCCCAAATACGTCAACCTGAAGGGTCCCATCCCTGCTCATCTCCTGG GCAACATGTGGGCTCAGCAGTGGAACAACATCTATGACCTGATGGTCCCCTACCCTGAGAAGCCCAACCTTGATGTCACAAGCACCATGGTGCAGCAG GGCTGGAACGCCACCCACATGTTCCGAGTCTCGGAGGAGTTCTTCacctccctggggctgctggagaTGCCCCCTGAGTTTTGGGAGAAGTCCATGCTGGAGAAGCCGGCAGATGGGCGGGAGGTGGTGTGTCACGCCTCAGCCTGGGACTTCTACAACCGCAAGGACTTCAG GATCAAGCAGTGCACGACGGTGACCATGGAGCAGCTGTTCACAGTGCACCACGAGATGGGCCACGTCCAGTACTACCTACAGTACAAGGACCAGCCTGTCTCCTTCCGCAGCGGGGCCAATCCTGGCTTCCATGAGGCCATCGGCGATGTCATGTCCCTGTCTGTCTCCACCCCCAGCCACCTCAAGAAAATCGGTCTCCTCAGCAGTGCCACTGAGGATGAAG AGAGCAACATCAACTATCTGCTGAAGATGGCCTTGGAGAAGATTGCCTTCCTGCCCTTTGGCTACCTCATCGACCAGTGGCGATGGAACGTGTTCAACGGCCGCACACCCCCAAACCGTTACAACTACGACTGGTGGTATCTGAG AACCAAATACCAGGGTATCTGTGCCCCAGTTTCGAGGAATGAAAGCAACTTTGACCCTGGAGCAAAGTACCACATCCCTGGGAACACCCCTTACATCAG GTACTTTGTGAGCTTCATCCTCCAGTTCCAGTTTCACAAGGCACTGTGCCAGGCGGCCAACCACACTGGTCCCCTGCACACCTGTGACATCTACATGTCCAAAGAGGCTGGAAACAAACTCAG ggaAGTGTTGAAAGCTGGATCTTCCAAGTCATGGCAGGAAATCCTGTTGACCCTAACTGGCACGGATAAGATGGATGCTGGGGCCCTCCTGGAGTACTTCAGCCCTGTCACCAAGTGGCTTCAGGAACAGAACAACAAGACCAATGAGGTGCTGGGCTGGCCTGAGTTTGACTGGCATCCCCCAATCCCTGAAGGCTACCCTGAAGGCATTG ACAAAATAGCAGACGAAGCACAAGCTAAAGAGTTCTTGGCCGAGTACAACAGCACGGCTGAGGCAGTGTGGAATGCCTACACCGAGGCATCCTGGGCCTACAACACCAACATCACTGACCACAACAAGGAGATCATG ctggagaagaaCTTGGCCATGTCCAAGCACACCCTTGAGTATGGCATGAGGGCCAGGCAGTTCGACCCCTCCGACTTCCAGGACCAAAGTGTCACACGCATCCTCAAGAAGCTGAGTGTCATTGAGAGGGCAGCCCTGCCTGAGAATGAGCTGAAGGAG TACAACACCCTCCTATCAGATATGGAGACCACGTACAGTGTAGCCAAGGTCTGCAGAGAGAATGAAATCTGTCATCCCCTGGATCCTG ACCTCACAGACATCATGGCCACCTCACAGGACTATGATGAGCTCCTGTTTGCATGGAAGGGCTGGCGGGATGCTTCTGGGAAGAAGATCAAGAACAACTACAAGCGATACGTGGAACTGAGCAACAAGGCAGCCGTGCTTAATG GCTACACGGACAACGGGGCCTTCTGGAGATCCCTGTATGAGACACCCACCTTTGAGGAAGATCTAGAGAAATTGtatctgcagctgcagcccctgtACCTCAACCTGCATGCTTACGTACGCCGAGCCCTATACAAAAAGTATGGTGCAGAGCGCATAAACCTGAAGGGTCCCATCCCTGCTCACCTGCTAG GCAACATGTGGGCCCAATCATGGTCCAACATTTTCGACCTGGTGATACCTTTCCCAGATGCCACCAAGGTGGATGCCACCCCAGCCATGAAACAACAG GGGTGGACACCCAAGAAGATGTTTGAAGAGTCAGACCGTTTCTTTACCTCTCTGGGCCTCATCCCCATGCCGCAGGAGTTCTGGGACAAGTCCATGATCGAGAAGCCGGCAGACGGGCGGGAAGTGGTGTGTCACGCCTCAGCCTGGGACTTCTACAACCGCAAGGACTTCAG GATCAAGCAGTGCACCGTAGTCAACATGGACGATCTAATCACAGTGCACCATGAGATGGGCCATGTCCAGTACTTCCTGCAGTACATGGACCAGCCCATCTCATTCCGTGACGGGGCCAATCCTGGCTTCCATGAAGCTGTTGGGGATGTCATGGCCTTGTCCGTCTCCACCCCCAAACACCTGCACAGCATCAATCTGCTGGACCAAGTCACGGACAACACAG AAAGTGACATTAACTACCTGATGAGCATCGCCCTGGACAAAATCGCTTTTCTGCCGTTCGGATACCTCATGGACCAGTGGCGCTGGAAGGTGTTTGATGGGCGGATCAAGGAAGATGAGTACAACCAGCAGTGGTGGAATCTCAG GATGAAGTACCAGGGCTTGTGCCCACCAGCGCCAAGGTCTGAGGATGACTTTGACCCTGGGGCAAAGTTTCACATCCCTGCCAACGTCCCCTACATCAG GTACTTCGTCAGCTTCGTGATCCAGTTCCAGTTCCACCAGGCGCTCTGTGCGGCAGCTGGGCACACAGGTGCCCTGCACACGTGTGACATCTACCAGTCCAAGGAAGCTGGGAGGATCTTGGG GGATGCCCTGAAGCTGGGTTTCAGCAGGCCGTGGCCCGAAGCCATGGAGCTCATCACAGGGCAACCCAACATGTCAGCTGATGCCCTGTTGAGCTACTTTGAACCGCTCATGACGTGGCTGGTGAAGGAGAATGAGAAGAATGGGGAGGTCCTGGGCTGGCCCGAGTACAGCTGGACTCCTTACACAG ccactccagcccaACCCAGCTCCAGCCAAACTGATTTCCTGGGCATGTCCCTGTCCAGCAATCAAGCCACAGCGGGTGGATGGGTCCTGCTTGCCTTGGCACTCGTCTTCCTGATCACCACCATCTTCCTGGGCATCAAGCTCTTCTCAACCAGGAGAAAGGCCTTCAAATCCAGCTCAGAAATGGAACTGAAATAA